The Caproicibacterium lactatifermentans genome contains a region encoding:
- a CDS encoding helicase-related protein has translation MDFQNYFKVKVKEILGRLSGKKAIVFFEGFAPEQNQILLSGFDGLIQPSTVLEGKYLNIPAISLQENKRKTMQKILTADNHVLVGVYEQYTAIASSLQDLYSGEIVIVVNNLFQQFYPCAIAPETAKRLYQCFQKENPDIPDELKPYFDIYGDAEMVRETCLLSPVDRHTDEGITAVPFFDSYSPKFLTQRMLESNCTLSVSSTDFSAHIADILSGQAYTPTTYIVDSENCDACQRLACWVRLLDSLNLTYGIQLHSRFEQVSHTEDNKYLPLLQKYWGMDAKFRILQFYCDPHNSNETVSVSQGHIVSTVIAQSEKALNGNHDFNNIFITAPTGAGKSLLFQLPAIYLSEKFDAVTIVVTPLIALMDDQVKNLEAHHVFGATYLNSDITYEERQSRIEKIRDGKISIVYIAPEMLVANSIESLIGERPIGLFVVDEAHIVTSWGKDFRADYWYLGDFLNGLRQAPAKGSMGPHKKALLFPILCLTATAVYGGSEDVVNETIESLNLDNPLLFLGSVRRSNISFDINHIDRNEFTGGIDEFKTKKAAERINSFVKKGERTLVYCPYIKQVENISVELESDAAIRNRVAVFHGKLNKDAKKISQERFRSGDCTAMVCTKAFGMGIDIKDIQNVYHYAPSGNLADYVQEIGRAARKPEIKGHAIVDFLNSDLRYTRILYGLSGLKQYQLKEMLRKLYDIYSTRRHRYLLISPDTFSYLFEAENIENKVKCGLLLIAKDLVGKYGFPVIVVRPKSMMTKNYVNVPPATEQPFIEKYGAYAKKLQDKTRRIVPSPKGSNIPPTIVTNSGKIYEIDMARLWEDNFSDLTFMNFKYQFFAGTLFQFDNGEHLSARIRVTIHYNQDFQTVLKKFTDFLKALSEIFRAYKQKRTEFTIADFKADLGKIMDLKTKQYGFPELLLNLFVKDVTENITLNNVGGKYRFIASHKATSGNGLVYRVLSYNYITMAENFGQLLNQCAPNDGITFESFFPAKQNESHRRLIDLLSMLELLKLASYEIKGGESLEIFIRINDPLKVRQLAHGNYSNALLTDLHKRHESAQKVMMRFFEGNFSDDERWDIIENYFLGREDIVDHLLSAGLKKE, from the coding sequence ACAACCTTTTTCAGCAGTTTTATCCATGTGCCATTGCCCCAGAGACTGCAAAAAGGCTGTATCAATGTTTTCAGAAGGAGAATCCTGATATTCCTGACGAACTGAAGCCATACTTCGACATTTACGGCGATGCAGAAATGGTCAGAGAAACATGCCTTTTGTCTCCTGTAGATCGTCACACCGACGAAGGGATCACAGCGGTTCCTTTTTTCGACTCATATTCTCCGAAATTTCTCACCCAAAGGATGCTGGAAAGTAATTGTACCCTTTCTGTTTCCAGTACCGACTTTTCTGCCCATATTGCTGATATCCTGAGTGGACAGGCATACACACCAACCACTTATATTGTGGATAGCGAAAATTGTGATGCCTGTCAGCGCCTTGCGTGTTGGGTACGGCTTCTTGATTCTCTAAATTTAACTTACGGTATCCAGCTTCACTCTAGATTTGAACAAGTCAGTCATACGGAAGATAATAAATACCTTCCTCTACTGCAAAAATATTGGGGTATGGATGCAAAATTTCGCATTTTACAGTTTTACTGTGATCCTCACAACTCAAATGAGACGGTGTCAGTCAGTCAGGGACACATCGTTTCCACGGTAATTGCGCAGAGTGAAAAAGCCCTTAATGGTAATCATGATTTCAACAACATCTTTATCACTGCGCCGACAGGAGCCGGAAAATCCCTGCTGTTTCAGTTGCCTGCTATTTACCTTTCCGAAAAATTTGATGCCGTTACCATTGTTGTGACGCCGTTGATTGCTCTGATGGATGATCAAGTCAAAAATCTGGAAGCACACCATGTTTTCGGCGCTACTTATCTGAATTCCGATATTACATATGAAGAGCGGCAGTCACGCATCGAAAAAATCAGGGACGGAAAAATATCCATTGTCTATATTGCGCCGGAAATGCTTGTTGCCAATTCCATAGAAAGCCTGATTGGCGAGCGCCCTATTGGCCTTTTCGTCGTGGATGAAGCGCATATTGTCACTTCCTGGGGCAAAGATTTCCGCGCAGATTACTGGTATCTGGGAGACTTCCTCAATGGACTTCGCCAGGCGCCGGCAAAAGGAAGTATGGGACCACATAAAAAGGCTCTTCTGTTTCCGATTCTTTGTTTAACTGCGACGGCTGTTTACGGCGGTTCTGAGGATGTTGTTAATGAGACGATTGAAAGTTTGAACCTTGATAATCCGCTTCTCTTTCTCGGCAGTGTGCGCCGCAGCAATATTTCTTTCGATATCAATCACATTGACCGAAATGAATTTACAGGCGGTATTGATGAATTCAAAACAAAAAAGGCGGCAGAGCGCATCAATTCCTTTGTAAAGAAAGGGGAAAGAACACTTGTGTACTGTCCTTACATCAAGCAAGTCGAAAACATCAGTGTAGAATTGGAATCGGATGCAGCAATCCGAAACCGCGTTGCTGTATTTCATGGAAAGTTGAATAAAGACGCAAAGAAGATCAGCCAGGAGCGTTTTCGCAGCGGTGACTGTACCGCCATGGTCTGCACCAAAGCGTTCGGCATGGGAATCGATATCAAAGATATTCAAAACGTTTACCATTATGCGCCTTCCGGCAATCTTGCCGATTATGTGCAGGAAATTGGGCGCGCTGCACGCAAGCCGGAAATCAAAGGCCATGCCATTGTTGATTTTTTGAACAGTGACCTTCGCTACACGCGAATTCTTTATGGTCTCTCTGGATTAAAGCAATACCAGTTAAAAGAAATGCTGCGAAAGCTCTACGATATTTATAGTACCCGGAGGCACCGTTACCTTCTTATTTCACCAGACACTTTTTCCTACCTTTTTGAGGCTGAAAACATCGAAAATAAAGTAAAGTGCGGTCTTCTCCTCATTGCAAAAGATTTGGTTGGAAAATATGGCTTCCCGGTCATTGTCGTTCGTCCCAAATCGATGATGACGAAAAATTATGTGAATGTTCCACCCGCTACGGAACAGCCGTTTATTGAAAAATACGGTGCCTATGCAAAGAAATTGCAGGACAAGACTCGCCGGATCGTTCCATCACCGAAAGGGAGCAACATTCCTCCTACAATCGTGACCAACAGCGGAAAAATCTATGAAATCGACATGGCGCGCCTTTGGGAAGACAATTTTTCAGATCTCACCTTTATGAATTTCAAGTATCAATTTTTCGCCGGCACATTGTTTCAGTTTGACAATGGCGAACATTTGTCCGCGCGTATCCGCGTAACGATCCATTATAATCAGGATTTTCAGACTGTTCTAAAGAAGTTTACTGATTTTCTGAAGGCTTTGTCCGAAATATTCAGAGCTTACAAGCAAAAAAGGACCGAGTTCACAATAGCCGATTTTAAGGCTGATCTCGGAAAAATCATGGATCTGAAAACGAAACAGTACGGATTCCCGGAGTTGCTGCTGAATCTGTTCGTTAAAGACGTTACTGAAAATATAACTCTTAACAATGTTGGCGGAAAATACCGTTTTATCGCTTCTCACAAAGCAACCTCGGGAAATGGATTGGTATATCGCGTACTCAGTTACAACTATATCACCATGGCGGAAAATTTCGGACAACTGCTGAACCAGTGCGCGCCTAATGATGGTATCACCTTCGAGTCCTTTTTCCCGGCTAAACAAAATGAAAGCCACAGGAGATTAATCGATCTACTTTCCATGCTGGAATTATTGAAGCTCGCTTCTTATGAGATCAAAGGCGGAGAAAGCCTTGAAATCTTTATAAGGATCAATGATCCGCTCAAGGTGAGGCAGCTTGCACATGGCAATTATTCCAATGCACTGCTGACTGATTTACATAAGCGCCACGAGTCTGCACAAAAGGTTATGATGCGGTTTTTTGAAGGCAATTTTTCAGACGACGAACGCTGGGATATCATTGAGAATTATTTTCTTGGTAGAGAGGATATCGTTGACCACCTGCTTTCAGCTGGTCTGAAAAAAGAATAA
- a CDS encoding HAD family hydrolase — translation MYQACIFDLDGTLANTLGSIAEFSNRALHDCGYPEIPVDRYRHIVGNGAAVQVQRMMHIVCPQGFTEAEMQKVRRLYDQYYAAEPLKGIVGYPGMPQLLASLRRLNKKSGVLSNKPDSWAQSIIAGLFPDGTFNAVHGQREGIPCKPAPQGALLLAQELGTAPRNCLYIGDTNTDMQTGAAAGMDTVGVLWGFRDRAELGNAHANYIVSDPAQILDILRRGLPASA, via the coding sequence ATGTATCAAGCCTGTATTTTTGACCTGGATGGTACCCTTGCAAACACACTCGGCTCCATTGCAGAGTTTTCCAACCGTGCACTGCACGACTGCGGCTATCCGGAAATTCCCGTGGACCGCTACCGCCATATCGTGGGAAACGGTGCGGCTGTACAGGTCCAGCGCATGATGCACATTGTCTGCCCACAGGGCTTTACAGAAGCGGAAATGCAGAAAGTGCGCCGCCTTTATGACCAGTACTATGCGGCCGAGCCGCTGAAAGGCATTGTTGGCTACCCCGGCATGCCGCAGCTGCTGGCCTCTCTGCGCCGCCTGAACAAAAAGTCCGGTGTCCTTTCCAACAAACCTGACAGCTGGGCGCAGTCCATTATTGCGGGGCTGTTTCCGGACGGTACATTTAACGCCGTCCACGGCCAGCGGGAAGGGATTCCCTGCAAACCCGCACCGCAGGGGGCGCTTCTGCTGGCACAGGAACTGGGAACAGCGCCGAGGAACTGCCTGTATATCGGCGACACCAACACAGATATGCAGACGGGCGCCGCCGCTGGCATGGATACTGTTGGCGTTCTGTGGGGATTTCGTGACCGGGCAGAACTGGGAAACGCACACGCGAACTATATTGTTTCGGACCCCGCACAGATTTTGGACATTCTGCGGCGCGGTCTGCCGGCGTCTGCATGA
- a CDS encoding UDP-N-acetylglucosamine pyrophosphorylase, whose protein sequence is MLKQLTIQQLFDLSHTAAAPLLSGCTYPWEALPKIHDFILQLGPTLPADQYEQRGENIWIAKSAVIYPNNYIAGPCIIGPETQVRPGAFIRGNALVGTHCVVGNSTELKNVILFDNVEVPHYNYVGDSILGFHAHMGAGSITSNIKSDRQLVVIHAEENLPTGLKKIGAILGDYVEVGCNSVLNPGTIIGRGCTVYPTSSVRGFIPENSIYKEKGNIVKKV, encoded by the coding sequence ATGTTAAAACAACTGACAATACAGCAGCTTTTTGATTTATCTCATACAGCGGCAGCCCCGCTTCTTTCCGGCTGCACCTATCCGTGGGAGGCTCTGCCAAAAATTCACGACTTCATTTTACAACTTGGCCCTACTCTGCCGGCAGACCAGTATGAACAGCGTGGAGAGAATATCTGGATTGCCAAAAGTGCCGTCATCTACCCTAACAACTACATTGCCGGTCCCTGCATCATCGGGCCGGAAACGCAGGTTCGTCCCGGTGCTTTTATCCGCGGAAATGCGCTGGTTGGCACACACTGTGTCGTCGGCAACTCTACCGAGCTAAAGAATGTCATTCTTTTTGACAACGTTGAAGTTCCGCACTACAATTATGTTGGTGACTCCATTCTCGGTTTTCACGCACACATGGGTGCGGGCTCCATTACCAGCAACATCAAATCGGACCGACAGCTCGTTGTGATTCACGCGGAAGAGAACCTGCCCACCGGTCTAAAAAAAATCGGCGCCATTCTGGGCGATTATGTGGAAGTGGGCTGCAACAGTGTCCTGAACCCCGGTACCATTATTGGCCGCGGCTGCACCGTTTACCCCACCAGTTCCGTGCGTGGATTCATTCCTGAAAACTCCATTTATAAGGAAAAGGGAAACATCGTTAAGAAGGTGTAA
- the mtnA gene encoding S-methyl-5-thioribose-1-phosphate isomerase: protein MAGLLAITWKDAEDKLSLLDQTKLPNEITYIEYDTCEGVWHAIQDMVVRGAPAIGVTAAYGLYFGIKDAPEENFSAFWKVLEEKAAYLNTSRPTAVNLSWALQQMKETALSVREKPVSEIKHILREKAKQIHSDDIHICRKIGENFMPLLHDGMGILTHCNAGQLATSKYGTATSPMYLAQEKGWHLHIYSDETRPRLQGSTLTALELFKAGIDVTVITDNMAAMVMSQGKIDAVIVGCDRIAANGDTANKIGTMSVSILAKYFGIPMYIAAPTPSIDLNTPSGKEIPIEERDSKEITCRFGVWTAPKGVKTYNPAFDVTPHENITAIVTEKGIVRAPYEESLRKLLQK, encoded by the coding sequence ATGGCGGGACTGCTGGCAATTACGTGGAAAGATGCGGAGGATAAGCTATCCTTGCTGGACCAGACCAAGCTGCCGAATGAAATCACCTATATCGAATATGATACCTGTGAAGGTGTGTGGCACGCCATTCAGGACATGGTGGTGCGCGGTGCGCCGGCGATTGGTGTAACGGCGGCCTATGGACTATACTTCGGGATTAAAGACGCACCGGAGGAGAACTTCAGTGCTTTCTGGAAAGTGCTGGAGGAGAAAGCAGCATACCTAAATACATCCCGTCCAACGGCAGTGAACCTTTCTTGGGCACTGCAGCAGATGAAGGAAACGGCGCTTTCCGTTCGGGAAAAGCCGGTTTCGGAGATTAAGCACATTTTGCGGGAAAAAGCAAAGCAAATTCACAGCGACGATATTCATATCTGCCGAAAGATTGGTGAGAATTTTATGCCGCTGCTGCATGATGGAATGGGTATCCTGACACACTGCAATGCGGGACAACTGGCAACCTCTAAGTACGGAACCGCTACGTCCCCCATGTACCTTGCACAGGAAAAGGGCTGGCATCTGCACATTTATTCTGATGAAACGCGTCCGCGCCTGCAGGGCTCCACTTTGACGGCGCTGGAACTTTTTAAGGCGGGTATTGATGTTACCGTGATTACGGACAATATGGCGGCTATGGTTATGTCACAGGGCAAAATAGACGCTGTTATTGTCGGCTGTGACCGCATCGCCGCCAACGGCGATACGGCCAACAAGATTGGCACCATGAGTGTGTCCATTTTGGCCAAATATTTTGGCATTCCCATGTATATTGCGGCCCCTACACCGAGCATTGATTTGAACACGCCTTCCGGAAAAGAAATTCCGATTGAAGAGCGTGACTCAAAGGAGATTACCTGCCGTTTTGGTGTGTGGACGGCACCCAAAGGCGTAAAAACTTACAACCCCGCCTTTGATGTAACGCCGCATGAAAACATTACTGCAATCGTGACGGAAAAGGGAATTGTCCGTGCACCCTACGAGGAAAGTCTGCGGAAGCTGCTGCAAAAATAA
- a CDS encoding FUSC family protein: MRGEPAQKLRRRTHLGFRIIKTGIAVTLCLVLYDILNLPQAFVAVVTTIISMGPNINHSIRSGKDSLLAAVIGAVTGALIYHVSPQNPGLCGLGVIAVIFLCQFLHLRRGTLMASFMFVMAMLQPETAGTVQTVGWCLLAAFLGIVIALAVNLFILPPNYAQNILQLDRQIYDMLCSAVKACEDRSAPPDLEAVQVQFRRLERDIQLYTSEWKLFRNCDNAVFQTARRLFSYREVLADLWAIDRLDRTLSSETATVYAYHLNRANTLLASLHPQLPAHQPQDEKF, encoded by the coding sequence ATGAGGGGCGAACCCGCGCAGAAACTGCGCCGGCGCACACACCTCGGTTTTCGCATCATCAAAACCGGCATTGCCGTCACATTGTGTCTGGTACTGTATGACATACTGAACTTACCGCAGGCATTTGTTGCCGTTGTAACCACAATTATCAGCATGGGGCCCAATATTAACCACTCCATTCGTTCCGGAAAGGATTCCCTGTTGGCCGCCGTTATTGGGGCTGTGACTGGTGCCCTCATTTACCACGTTTCGCCGCAGAATCCTGGCCTGTGCGGGCTTGGTGTGATTGCCGTTATTTTTTTGTGTCAGTTTCTTCATCTGCGCCGTGGTACACTGATGGCATCATTTATGTTCGTCATGGCCATGCTGCAACCGGAAACCGCCGGTACGGTACAAACCGTAGGATGGTGTTTGCTGGCTGCGTTTCTAGGTATTGTTATTGCGCTGGCAGTCAACCTGTTTATTCTGCCGCCCAATTATGCGCAGAATATTTTACAGCTGGACCGGCAGATTTATGATATGCTCTGCTCCGCTGTAAAAGCCTGTGAGGACCGTTCTGCACCGCCTGACCTGGAGGCGGTGCAGGTACAGTTCCGCCGGCTGGAGCGTGATATACAGCTGTACACTTCCGAATGGAAACTGTTCCGCAACTGTGACAATGCTGTGTTTCAAACCGCGCGCAGGCTTTTCTCCTATCGGGAAGTGCTGGCGGACTTATGGGCCATCGACCGGCTGGACCGCACACTTTCCAGTGAAACAGCCACAGTGTACGCCTATCACCTGAACCGTGCCAACACACTGTTGGCTTCTCTTCATCCACAGCTGCCGGCACATCAGCCGCAGGATGAAAAATTTTGA
- the rlmD gene encoding 23S rRNA (uracil(1939)-C(5))-methyltransferase RlmD, translating into MKRTLAFAKNDIVSLTITGYTAQGSGVGHCDGAAVFVAGAAAGDQLRVRILKTEKTYAYGKIEEIIAPSPDRIKSDCPQAAQCGGCVFRHISYEAECRAKEQRVRDAIERIAGLSPQMVQPLIPAPCPERYRNKAQFPLGLSPDGTLQAGFYAPHSHRIVPCMDCRLQPETFTKAVRAVQEWYRQAKDSVYEERTGKGLLRHLYLRQAMAGGGVLVCLVINGRMVSREDLLVNLLRQQVPGLAGVLLNENRKRTNVVLGDRYRTLWGVPALTDMLCGLQFSISPDSFYQVNHDQAQVLYRLAGRFAALTGKETLLDLYCGTGTIGLSMAKDAKKVIGVEVVPAAVEDARRNAEANGIANAEFFCGDAAQAAAHFQQQGFAPDVIALDPPRKGCGAALAHIAAGMAPQRIVYVSCDPATLARDLKTFAGDGYELQTAVPVDLFPRTAHVECVALMSRVKE; encoded by the coding sequence ATGAAAAGGACACTGGCATTTGCAAAAAACGATATTGTGTCGCTTACAATTACCGGATATACGGCGCAGGGAAGCGGAGTGGGACACTGCGACGGTGCGGCAGTCTTTGTAGCGGGCGCTGCAGCGGGGGACCAGCTGCGTGTGCGCATTCTCAAGACGGAAAAGACCTATGCGTATGGGAAAATAGAAGAAATCATCGCTCCGTCACCGGACCGCATCAAATCTGACTGTCCGCAGGCCGCCCAGTGCGGCGGCTGTGTGTTCCGCCATATTTCCTATGAAGCGGAATGCCGCGCAAAGGAACAGCGTGTGCGTGATGCAATAGAGCGCATTGCAGGGCTTTCGCCGCAGATGGTACAGCCGCTGATTCCGGCGCCCTGCCCGGAGCGATACCGGAACAAAGCACAGTTCCCGCTGGGACTTTCGCCGGACGGCACCCTGCAGGCAGGCTTTTATGCACCGCATAGTCACCGTATTGTGCCCTGCATGGACTGCCGGCTGCAGCCAGAAACCTTTACGAAAGCCGTCCGCGCTGTGCAGGAGTGGTACAGGCAGGCAAAAGACAGCGTCTATGAAGAGCGCACCGGAAAAGGTTTGCTGCGGCATTTGTATCTGCGGCAGGCGATGGCCGGCGGCGGGGTGCTGGTGTGCTTGGTCATCAATGGCCGCATGGTTTCCCGGGAGGACTTGCTGGTAAACCTGCTGCGGCAGCAGGTTCCAGGTCTTGCTGGTGTACTGCTGAACGAAAATCGGAAGCGCACCAATGTCGTTTTGGGAGACCGATACCGCACCCTGTGGGGCGTTCCGGCATTGACGGATATGCTGTGCGGTCTGCAGTTTTCCATTTCGCCGGACAGCTTTTATCAGGTCAATCACGACCAGGCACAGGTATTGTACCGCCTGGCGGGACGCTTTGCCGCGCTGACCGGAAAAGAAACGCTGTTGGATTTGTACTGTGGTACGGGAACGATTGGCTTATCCATGGCGAAAGACGCCAAAAAAGTGATTGGGGTAGAAGTCGTTCCTGCCGCCGTGGAGGATGCCCGCCGAAACGCAGAAGCCAACGGTATTGCCAATGCGGAATTTTTCTGCGGTGACGCGGCACAGGCCGCGGCCCATTTTCAGCAGCAGGGATTTGCCCCGGATGTCATTGCTTTGGACCCACCGCGCAAAGGCTGCGGAGCAGCACTGGCACATATTGCGGCGGGCATGGCGCCGCAACGCATTGTCTATGTTTCCTGTGACCCGGCAACACTGGCGCGCGACCTTAAAACGTTTGCCGGTGATGGATACGAATTGCAGACAGCAGTGCCGGTGGACCTTTTCCCGCGTACCGCACACGTTGAGTGCGTAGCATTGATGTCAAGGGTAAAAGAGTGA